Genomic DNA from Callospermophilus lateralis isolate mCalLat2 chromosome 11, mCalLat2.hap1, whole genome shotgun sequence:
ggattgaacccagcagtccttaaccactttactactgagctacataagATGGAGTCTCACTacattgcttagggcttcactgcattgctgaggctggctttgaacttgtgatcctcctgcctcagcctcctgagcctctgggcttacaggtgtgggccaccatgcccaactaagcattttttaaaaactatcttTTAGCAGTCATGTAAATTGTGGCTCTCGTTTGCATCTTTATAAAGCAATGTTCTGTCTTACAGACAGaattttgtgactggatgttctcagtCTAACCATTTCATTTTGATTAGAGGTTACTTAAAGGAAAGACCAGGAATCACAAAATAAGTCAAATTGGTCAGCAACTACAGCCCTACCTAGAGGAGTTAAAATATTTGATCTTGCTCATTTGACAGTTCTATGAACATATAACTAATGATTCTAATTAAGGCTTCTGTGTTTTCCTTATAGTGTGAGAGACCAGGAATTATTGCAAACCACCACTCAAGGAGCCAGGGCTGAAACCAGTGTGGATTCTGCAAATAAGGGTAATGGCAAGTCTTCCCAACTTAATAGACACTGAAGATAGAGAACTGTAGATAGAGAACCCAGgcatcatgcatgctaggcgaggactctaccactgagccacaaccccagccctgcctttTACTTTTAATTGACATATTTGTATTTCAGTTTTTTCCAACTTCTTTCTAAGTGTATGGAATATGAGTGTGTAGATAGAATAGAATACTGTTTGTCTGATGACCAAACAGACTGCATTTAATTCACTGTTAGAAGTTGGGGGATAGGAGATGTGGTTTATGCATAGGGAACATTCTGAAATTGACTTTTTGATTGGCTTGAGGGGAATAATGAGAATTTAGGCAAATAGAAATTATTTGAAAGAGCATGAGTTACATCTTCAGTATATTTGGTAGTTTATGATATTAGTTTCTCTAAAACTAGTTGCTTGATTTCCACTCCCAAGTTGTattaattatgtatttatttatgataattcagtttttaaacatcttgttatttttatatattttcagctgcttgtgagttttctgagaaggaCATAGCAAATATTGAACATCATCAATCCAGTAATAAAGATTTGAACATCATTGAGAAGCATGCAACTGAGAGGCATCCAGAAAAGTATCAGGGTATTTCTGTTTCAAACTTGCATGTGGAGCCATGTGGCACAAATACTCGTGCCAGCTCATTACAGCATGAGAACAGCAGTTTATTACTCACTAAAGACAGAATGAATGTAGAAAAGGCTGAATTCTGTAATAAAAGCAAACAGCCTGGCTTAGCAAGGAGCCAACAGAGCAGATGGGCTGAAAGTAAGGAAACCTGTAACGATAGGCAAACTCTCAGCACAGAGAAAAAGGTAgatctgaatgttgatcccctatATGAGAAAAAAGAACCAAGTAAGCAGAAACCTCCATGCTCTGAGAATTCTAGAGATACCCAAGATGTTCCTTGGATAACACTAAATAGCAGCATTCGGAAAGTTAATGAGTGGTTTTCCAGAAGTGACGAAATGTTAACTTCTGACGACTCACATGATGAGGGTTCTGAGTCAAATGCTAAAGTAGCTGGTGTATTAGAAATTCCAAATGAAGTAGATGGATTTTCTGGTTCTTCAGAGAAAATAGACTTGTTGGCCACTGACCCGCATAATGCTTTAATTTTTAAACGTGAAAGAATCTGCTCCAAAGCAGTTGAGAGTAATATTGaagataaaatatttgggaaaacctatcggaggaaggcgAGCCTCCCTAACTTGAGCCATGTAACTGAAAATCTAATTATAGGAGCATTTGCCACAGAACCACAAATAACACAAGAGCGTCCCCTCACAAATAAATTAAAGCGTAAAAGGAGAACTACATCATGCCTTCATCCTGAGGATTTTATCAAGAAAGCAGATTTGGCAGTTGTTCAAAAGACTCCTGAAAAAATAAATCAGGGAACTGACCAAATGGAACAGAATGATCAAGTAATGAATATTACTAATAGTGGCCaagagaatgaaacaaaagttgaTTATGTTCAGAAAGAGAAAAATGCTAACCCAATAGAATCATTGGAAAAAGAGTCTGCTTTCAGAACTAAAGCTGAACCTATAAGCAGCAGTATAAGCAATATGGAACTAGAATTAAATATCCACAATTCAAAAGCACCTACGAAAAATAGGCTGAGGAGGAAGTCCTCTACTAAGCATATTCATGCGCTTGAACTAACAGTAAGTAGAAATACAAGTCCACCTCATCACATTGAATTACAAATTGATAGTTTTACTAGCAGTGAagaaataaagacaggaaattccAACCAAATGCCAGTCAGGCATGGCAAAAAGCTTCTTCAACTCATGGAAGATGCAGAACCTGCAACTGAAGTCAAGAAGAGTAACCAGCCAAATGAACAAATAATTAAGAGATATACCAATGATGTTTTCCCAGGACCAAAGTTAACAGGCATATCTGGTCTTTTTACTAACTGCTCAAGTTCTAGTAAAGTTAAAGAATTTGTCGATCCTAACCTTCAGAAAGAAGGAACAGAAGAGAACATAGAAATAATTCAAAGGTCTAATAATACCAAAGACCCCAAATATGTGCTAAGTGGAGAAAGGGGTTTGCAAACTGAAAGATCTGCAGAAAGTACCAGTATTTCATTGGTACCTGATACTGATTATGGCACTCAGGACAGTATCTCATTATTGGAAGCTAACACTTTTGGAAAAGCAAGAACAGCATCAAATCAACATATTACTCAGTATGTGGCAATCGAAAACCCCAAGGAATTTATCCACGGTCATCCTAAAGATACTAGAAACGACACAGGGGGTTTCAAGAATTCATTGAGACACGATGTTAACCACATTCaggagataaatgtagaaatggAAGAAAGTGAACTTGATACTCAGTATTTAGAGAATACATTCCAAGTTTCAAAGCGTCAGTCATTTACTCTGTTTTCAAATCCAGGAAATCAAGAAAAGGAATGTGCAGCTGTCTATGTTCCCTCCCAAACCTTACAAAAACAAAGCACAGAAGTCAATCTTGAATGTGAGCAAAAAGACAAAAATTGGGGAAATAAAGAGTCTAAAATTACGCATGTCCAGGCAATTAATGCCACTAAGGGCTTCCCTGTGGTTTGTCAGAAAAATAAGTCAGGTGATGATGCCAAATGTAATATTACAGAAGTCTCTAGAATTTGTCCTTCATTTCCGTTCAGAGGCAGTGAAACTAAACTTATTACTGCATATAAACATGGAATTTTACAAAACCCATATCATATGCCATCAGTTTCTCCCATCAGGTCATCTGTTAACACTAAATGtaagaaaatagaaataattcAAACGTCTAATAATACCAAAGACCCCAAAGATGTGCTAAGTGGAGAAAGGGGTTTGCAAACTGAAAGATCTGTAGAAAGTACCCTATTAGGGGAAAAGTTTGAGAAACATTCAAGGTCACCTGAAAAAGTAGTGGGATATAAGAGAATCATTCAAAGTACAGTGAGCACAATTAGCCAAAATAACATTAGAGAAAGTGCTTTTAAAGAAGCCAGCTCAGGCAGTATTAATGAAGTAGGCACTAGTACTAATGAAATAGGCTCCAGTATTAATGAAGTAGGTTCCAgtggtgaaaacattcaaacaGAACTAGGTAGAAACAGAGGACCCAAATTAAATGCTGTGCTTAGATTAGGTCTTATGCAACCTGAAGCCTATAAACAAAATCTTTCTCTAATTAATTACAAATACCCTGAAATAAAAAGACAAGGAGAAGATGAAGTAGTTCAAGTTGTTAATACAGATTTCTCTCCATGTCTAATTTCAGATAATTTAGAACAACCTATGAGAATTAGTCCTGTCACTCAGGTTTGTTCTGAGACTCCAGATGACCTGTTAGAAGATGATgatgaaataaaggaaaataccaGCTTTACTGAAGGTGGCATTAAGGAAAAATCTGCTGTTTTTAGTAAGAATGTCCAGAGGGGAGAATTTAGCAGGAGCCCAAGCCCTTTAGCCCATACATCTTTGGCTCAGAGTCACCAAAAGGGGGCCAGGAAATTAGAGTCCTCAGAAGAGAACACCTGTAGTGAGGATGAAGAACTTCCCTCCTTCCAACACTTACTATTTGGTAAAGTAACCAAAACACCTCAGTCTACCAAACACAGCACTGTTGTGACAGACTGTCTGTCTAAGAAAACAGAGGAGAACCTGGTATCCTTTAGGACTAGTGTAAATGACTGCAATAATGAGGTGATACTGGAAAAGGCCTCCCAGGAACATCACTTTAGTGAGGAAGCGAAATACTCTGGTAGCTTGTTTTCTTCCCAGTGTAGTGTATTAGAAGACTTGACAACAAATACAAACTCCCAGGACCCCTTCTTGATGTTGGATCCTCCTTCCAAACAAATGAAACATCAGTCTGAAAACCAGGAAGTTGTGCTGAGTGGCAACAAATTGGTTTCAAATGATGAAGAAAGGGAAACTGGCCTAGAAGAAGATAATCACCAAGAAGAGCAGAGTGTGGATTCAGACTTAGGTATTAGAACCAGATTTTTGTGTTTGCCTCTGCCTGTTTTATAAAATGAGCTAAATGTTTATGCCTTTTGGGGAGCACATTTTATGAATTTCCAAGTACAGTTACTTAAACTTGAAACATGTTTCTTCTAAGATTCTTTTCCTTAAGTCAGAAGTCCTTCACCCAGCTATCACATCTTCCCTGATTGAATGAGCTTTAATATCCTATTTGTTGGTGGACTTGCTTCcaatttttattgttaaagagTTGTAAGAGGAAATCCTGGTAGCAAGGAGGTTAATCATTTTGTGTGACATGAAGATGAAACCAGTCCTGACAATGGGAAGAAACAGTTAAAGCAAGTTGCAATTTTTATAGTCTTCCTACATCTGAACCTCTGTTTTTATTATCGTTTAAGGTGAAGCAGCATCTGGCTATGAAAGTGAAACAGTCCTCTCTGAAGATTGCTCAGGGGTGTCCTCGCAGAGTGATATTTTAACCACTCAGGTAAAAAAGGCAtggaatggggctggggatatggctcaagcagtagcacgcttgcctggcatgcgcacggtgctgggttcaatcctcagtaccacataaaaataaaaaaataaagatgttgtgtccatcaaaaactaaaaaataaatattaaaaaaaaatctctcaaaaaaaaaaaaggcatgggTACTTATGTGTATGTGGTATCCTCTGCATTTAGTGGTATGTATCCACATTCTTAAGTCTGCTGATATCTTCCTGTGAATTAATGGCATAACAATTAAGTATGATGCCTTGCTTCCCCAAATCAGATTATAAACACCTCTGTGGAACTCATGTCATACACATACGTATACCATCTAGCTCTCTGCAGAACACTAAGTcctaaatttaataaataagctGAACCTTGAAAACCATATGCCCTGTTACAAAACATATAAAAGCACTTTGGTATCCAGAGAGAGAGATGATTAATCTTGGTGCTTAATTGGAGCCTGTAGGGCTCTCTTCCCATTAGAGACCATCTAGTATTTCACTGTTTTGtgcctattttttttctgtttatgtcTTTTATGTGAAATCTATTAGTTGAGTTTTCTGTAGTGCTCGTAAATCatctttaacaacaacaacaacaaaagggcataATTTGGAACCCAGTAGATAAGGCCAATAATTTGGTTACTTTTTTTGAGTGTAtatgtggtactgggggttgaacccaggggctctctatccctgagctatatctgcagccttttcattttttattttaaaatagggtcttaggaagttgctgaggctggccttgaacttgtgatcctcctgcctcatccttctaagttgctgggattacaggcatgaaccacccaCACTTggcataaataaaggtctataacaactaaaaaaaaaaaatttgaaaaagaaaaaaaaattaggggaCTACAACAGATAAACAAGAATCAGAATAATGGTTATCAGAGATTTGGGGGAGGAGGAAGTAAAGAGTTCCTTGTTTAATGGGTGCCTGTTTCATTTAgggaggatgatgatgatgataaagtTTTGGAGATAGCGGTGATGGTTACATGACATTGAGAAAATACTTAATGTCACTGAACTGTACTGTtcaaaatggttaagatggtaaattaggggctggggttgtggctcagtggtaaagtgcttgcctagtgaggcactgggtttgatcctcagcactgaataaaaataaataaataaaggtattgtgtccatctacaacttaaaaaaaaaaagtggtaaatTAGATAAATTTTATAAGCTATCCAGAGATGGTTATAGTAACTCATTGGTCTATATCCACTGagtcttctttctttgtgtaTAGGGTGTTTATGTATaccttatcattatttatttatttcttggtgttggagattgaacccagtcctTGTGTATGCTGAACACACTCATTAcaactgagctatgcccccagcTCCTACaccttatctttaaaaaaaaatcatttagatagggctaggattgtggctcagtggcaaagcacttgcctagcatgtgtgaggctctgggttcaattcttagcaccacctaaaaaaataaataaataaaataaagattgtgtccactacagaataaataaataaataatactctACATACTTACattgtaatttaatttttatcatgTCATTAAAATTCTTCAGAGCCTTTAGTTTTAATTATTATATAGCATTTTATTCTGTTGGGTGTATTATGATTTATTCAACCTATTGTTAAATGTTGAAGATTTCAGGGTAACAGTCACAGTTTGCTGTTATGTATAATACTGTGGTAGACATCTTGATAGCTAAATATTTGTCCACATCTCTGATGATTTCCTTTGTATAAATTCCtgaaactgaaatttttttttatctttgataCATATTGTTAAATTGACCTTTAGAAGGACTAAACTAAACCAGacagatggcacatgcctgtaatcccagtggcttgggagactgaggcagaaggatcacaagttcaaagccagcctcagcaatttagtgaggccgtaagcaacttagtgagaccctgtctcaaataaaaaagggTATGTAGGAATGCGGCTCACTGGTTAGGCACTCCTGGGTCAAACTctagtaaccaaaaaaaaaaaaaagaaagaaagattaaatCAATCTGTGCTTTTTCCAGCCTCTGTGATATTTGATGGTTCCCGTTTCCCTGTACCTTTGCCCACACTGGGTAGCATCCAATTTTAAAATCTTCCAAATCTTGGCATTGTTGTGAGGAGCAAAGATACAAAGGACATGTCTCCTACTGCCTATTCTCTGTTAAGAGTAAATCCCTAGACCTGAAGCCCCTTGGAATCAGGGAAGAAACCTCTGGGATGACTACATGTTTGATACCTGAATTGTCACCAGTATTCAGTTCTACAGGATTGTTATGGTGACTAAATTGATGAAAATACTTAggtgaccttttatttatttgtaattccTCAGATCCTTTCTGAATATGGATTTGGAGCTCTGTCAGTAATGCCTGTCAACTAATTGTTTCCCTTGTGTTTTaaagttttaggtttcatttttttattccatCTACCTTAGCCATTTTGTGTTATAACTGACATTCAAATAAACTACTCCTTTGCTTTTTCATATCCTTGATATTATTCCCAGGGATAGGTTTATTTGTTCTGGATATATTTTACAAAGTTCTTTTTATCATACATCTACTCAGGTAGAATGATTGAAGtaggccaggtatggtggcacgtgcctttaaccccagctactcagaggctgaggcaggaggacacaagtttgaggccagcctgggcagcctagcaagaccctgtctcaaaaaataaaaagggctgggttgtagctcagtgatagaatgcccctggattcaatccccagtaccacaaaaaaaaaaaaaaaaaaaaataattccccGGTTTATACAGAGCCCAAGAATTATGTAGAAGATAAAGAatgtctagggctggggttgtggctcagtggtatagtgcttgcctagcacgtgcgaggccctgggtttgatcctcagcaccacatagaaataaataagtaaaataaaggtattgtgtccaactgaaaaataaatattttaaaaaaagaatgtctaATTTGGTATCAATAGTATCTGTTCAAGGGGCAGTTCTTTCCAACAAGGAGGTCATATGTCCCACTTGTAAATACTAATATTAGTTACTACTAGTCCACATAATGAGGGGATCCTCTGTTCGTGATGGATAGATTATTGGTGGGGACTTCTAAGAGAGACATTTGAGCTGGCCCTTGAAGGATAAGAAGAATTTTTCCAGGGCcggggctcagtggcaaagcacttgcctagcatgtatgaggcactgggttccatcctcagtaccacattaaaaataaaataaaataaaggcattctgtccccacatttaaaaataaataaataaataaaataaaggcattctgtccatctacactataaaaaatttaaaaaaaaaatttccaagtgGAAAAAAAGAGGAGGCAGCAATTGAGGCAAAGGTTCAAGAGGCATGAAATGCCCAGGAAATACAAAATTGTCCTGTGTCACTGAGAAATGGGCATATGGGAGATGttggagagaaagaagagaaaatcagGGTGTGAAGGGCCTTTTGAATGCAGTACTTACTACCCTGAGGGCAGTAATGACTAACAATTATATAGTGTtcagaaagtattaactaatcatCTGAGCAGTGGTATATATACCACTAAAAGGTCCTCAGAGAAGAAAGGGGCATGATGTACATAG
This window encodes:
- the Brca1 gene encoding breast cancer type 1 susceptibility protein isoform X15, with protein sequence MDLSAVRVEEVQNVLNAMQKILECPICLELIKEPVSTKCDHIFCKFCMLKLLNQKKGPSQCPLCKNDITKRSLQESTRFSQLVEELLKIIHAFELDTGLQFANSYNFPKKENNSPEHLKEEISIIQSMGYRNRAKRLRESEPENPTLETSLSVQLSNLGIMKSLRTKQQIQPQNKSVYIELAACEFSEKDIANIEHHQSSNKDLNIIEKHATERHPEKYQGISVSNLHVEPCGTNTRASSLQHENSSLLLTKDRMNVEKAEFCNKSKQPGLARSQQSRWAESKETCNDRQTLSTEKKVDLNVDPLYEKKEPSKQKPPCSENSRDTQDVPWITLNSSIRKVNEWFSRSDEMLTSDDSHDEGSESNAKVAGVLEIPNEVDGFSGSSEKIDLLATDPHNALIFKRERICSKAVESNIEDKIFGKTYRRKASLPNLSHVTENLIIGAFATEPQITQERPLTNKLKRKRRTTSCLHPEDFIKKADLAVVQKTPEKINQGTDQMEQNDQVMNITNSGQENETKVDYVQKEKNANPIESLEKESAFRTKAEPISSSISNMELELNIHNSKAPTKNRLRRKSSTKHIHALELTVSRNTSPPHHIELQIDSFTSSEEIKTGNSNQMPVRHGKKLLQLMEDAEPATEVKKSNQPNEQIIKRYTNDVFPGPKLTGISGLFTNCSSSSKVKEFVDPNLQKEGTEENIEIIQRSNNTKDPKYVLSGERGLQTERSAESTSISLVPDTDYGTQDSISLLEANTFGKARTASNQHITQYVAIENPKEFIHGHPKDTRNDTGGFKNSLRHDVNHIQEINVEMEESELDTQYLENTFQVSKRQSFTLFSNPGNQEKECAAVYVPSQTLQKQSTEVNLECEQKDKNWGNKESKITHVQAINATKGFPVVCQKNKSGDDAKCNITEVSRICPSFPFRGSETKLITAYKHGILQNPYHMPSVSPIRSSVNTKCKKIEIIQTTLLGEKFEKHSRSPEKVVGYKRIIQSTVSTISQNNIRESAFKEASSGSINEVGTSTNEIGSSINEVGSSGENIQTELGRNRGPKLNAVLRLGLMQPEAYKQNLSLINYKYPEIKRQGEDEVVQVVNTDFSPCLISDNLEQPMRISPVTQVCSETPDDLLEDDDEIKENTSFTEGGIKEKSAVFSKNVQRGEFSRSPSPLAHTSLAQSHQKGARKLESSEENTCSEDEELPSFQHLLFGKVTKTPQSTKHSTVVTDCLSKKTEENLVSFRTSVNDCNNEVILEKASQEHHFSEEAKYSGSLFSSQCSVLEDLTTNTNSQDPFLMLDPPSKQMKHQSENQEVVLSGNKLVSNDEERETGLEEDNHQEEQSVDSDLGEAASGYESETVLSEDCSGVSSQSDILTTQQRDTMQDNLIKLQQEMAQLEAVLEQHGSQSSDNSPSLVADSCAPEDLPDLEQNLSEKMVLTSQKSNEYPVSLNPKKLSPDKFWVSPNRSISKNKELEIKRSSPTSKSQLVDNRWSAHSHTTNLQNRNCPSQEELIKIVDVEEQELKKSEPPDLMEQSYLPRQDLEGTPYLESGISLFSKDPDCDPPEDKAPEAIHVCNVPASTSALKLSQFQVGQSANSPAVAHTTRTAGYNAQEESVSREKPEFTSPTERIKQRISMVVSGLTPKELMLVHKFAKKHHIILSNLITEQTTHVVMKTDAEFVCERTLKYFLGIAGGKWVVSYFWVTQSIKERKILDEHDFEVRGDVVNGRNHQGPKRARESQGRKIFRGLKICCYGPFTNMPTDQLEWMVQLCGASVVKKISSLTLDTGAQPIVVIQPDAWTEDNDFHAIEQMCKAPVVTREWVLDSVALYQCQELDTYLIPQISPSHC
- the Brca1 gene encoding breast cancer type 1 susceptibility protein isoform X18: MDLSAVRVEEVQNVLNAMQKILECPICLELIKEPVSTKCDHIFCKFCMLKLLNQKKGPSQCPLCKNDITKRSLQESTRFSQLVEELLKIIHAFELDTGLQFANSYNFPKKENNSPEHLKEEISIIQSMGYRNRAKRLRESEPENPTLQETSLSVQLSNLGIMKSLRTKQQIQPQNKSVYIELAACEFSEKDIANIEHHQSSNKDLNIIEKHATERHPEKYQGISVSNLHVEPCGTNTRASSLQHENSSLLLTKDRMNVEKAEFCNKSKQPGLARSQQSRWAESKETCNDRQTLSTEKKVDLNVDPLYEKKEPSKQKPPCSENSRDTQDVPWITLNSSIRKVNEWFSRSDEMLTSDDSHDEGSESNAKVAGVLEIPNEVDGFSGSSEKIDLLATDPHNALIFKRERICSKAVESNIEDKIFGKTYRRKASLPNLSHVTENLIIGAFATEPQITQERPLTNKLKRKRRTTSCLHPEDFIKKADLAVVQKTPEKINQGTDQMEQNDQVMNITNSGQENETKVDYVQKEKNANPIESLEKESAFRTKAEPISSSISNMELELNIHNSKAPTKNRLRRKSSTKHIHALELTVSRNTSPPHHIELQIDSFTSSEEIKTGNSNQMPVRHGKKLLQLMEDAEPATEVKKSNQPNEQIIKRYTNDVFPGPKLTGISGLFTNCSSSSKVKEFVDPNLQKEGTEENIEIIQRSNNTKDPKYVLSGERGLQTERSAESTSISLVPDTDYGTQDSISLLEANTFGKARTASNQHITQYVAIENPKEFIHGHPKDTRNDTGGFKNSLRHDVNHIQEINVEMEESELDTQYLENTFQVSKRQSFTLFSNPGNQEKECAAVYVPSQTLQKQSTEVNLECEQKDKNWGNKESKITHVQAINATKGFPVVCQKNKSGDDAKCNITEVSRICPSFPFRGSETKLITAYKHGILQNPYHMPSVSPIRSSVNTKCKKIEIIQTTLLGEKFEKHSRSPEKVVGYKRIIQSTVSTISQNNIRESAFKEASSGSINEVGTSTNEIGSSINEVGSSGENIQTELGRNRGPKLNAVLRLGLMQPEAYKQNLSLINYKYPEIKRQGEDEVVQVVNTDFSPCLISDNLEQPMRISPVTQVCSETPDDLLEDDDEIKENTSFTEGGIKEKSAVFSKNVQRGEFSRSPSPLAHTSLAQSHQKGARKLESSEENTCSEDEELPSFQHLLFGKVTKTPQSTKHSTVVTDCLSKKTEENLVSFRTSVNDCNNEVILEKASQEHHFSEEAKYSGSLFSSQCSVLEDLTTNTNSQDPFLMLDPPSKQMKHQSENQEVVLSGNKLVSNDEERETGLEEDNHQEEQSVDSDLGEAASGYESETVLSEDCSGVSSQSDILTTQQRDTMQDNLIKLQQEMAQLEAVLEQHGSQSSDNSPSLVADSCAPEDLPDLEQNLSEKMVLTSQKSNEYPVSLNPKKLSPDKFWVSPNRSISKNKELEIKRSSPTSKSQLVDNRWSAHSHTTNLQNRNCPSQEELIKIVDVEEQELKKSEPPDLMEQSYLPRQDLEGTPYLESGISLFSKDPDCDPPEDKAPEAIHVCNVPASTSALKLSQFQVGQSANSPAVAHTTRTAGYNAQEESVSREKPEFTSPTERIKQRISMVVSGLTPKELMLVHKFAKKHHIILSNLITEQTTHVVMKTDAEFVCERTLKYFLGIAGGKWVVSYFWVTQSIKERKILDEHDFEVRGDVVNGRNHQGPKRARESQGRKIFRGLKICCYGPFTNMPTDQLEWMVQLCGASVVKKISSLTLDTGAQPIVVIQPDAWTEDNDFHAIEQMCKAPVVTREWVLDSVALYQCQELDTYLIPQISPSHC
- the Brca1 gene encoding breast cancer type 1 susceptibility protein isoform X26; amino-acid sequence: MDLSAVRVEEVQNVLNAMQKILECPICLELIKEPVSTKCDHIFCKFCMLKLLNQKKGPSQCPLCKNDITKRSLQESTRFSQLVEELLKIIHAFELDTGLQFANSYNFPKKENNSPEHLKEEISIIQSMGYRNRAKRLRESEPENPTLQETSLSVQLSNLGIMKSLRTKQQIQPQNKSVYIELAACEFSEKDIANIEHHQSSNKDLNIIEKHATERHPEKYQGISVSNLHVEPCGTNTRASSLQHENSSLLLTKDRMNVEKAEFCNKSKQPGLARSQQSRWAESKETCNDRQTLSTEKKVDLNVDPLYEKKEPSKQKPPCSENSRDTQDVPWITLNSSIRKVNEWFSRSDEMLTSDDSHDEGSESNAKVAGVLEIPNEVDGFSGSSEKIDLLATDPHNALIFKRERICSKAVESNIEDKIFGKTYRRKASLPNLSHVTENLIIGAFATEPQITQERPLTNKLKRKRRTTSCLHPEDFIKKADLAVVQKTPEKINQGTDQMEQNDQVMNITNSGQENETKVDYVQKEKNANPIESLEKESAFRTKAEPISSSISNMELELNIHNSKAPTKNRLRRKSSTKHIHALELTVSRNTSPPHHIELQIDSFTSSEEIKTGNSNQMPVRHGKKLLQLMEDAEPATEVKKSNQPNEQIIKRYTNDVFPGPKLTGISGLFTNCSSSSKVKEFVDPNLQKEGTEENIEIIQRSNNTKDPKYVLSGERGLQTERSAESTSISLVPDTDYGTQDSISLLEANTFGKARTASNQHITQYVAIENPKEFIHGHPKDTRNDTGGFKNSLRHDVNHIQEINVEMEESELDTQYLENTFQVSKRQSFTLFSNPGNQEKECAAVYVPSQTLQKQSTEVNLECEQKDKNWGNKESKITHVQAINATKGFPVVCQKNKSGDDAKCNITEVSRICPSFPFRGSETKLITAYKHGILQNPYHMPSVSPIRSSVNTKCKKIEIIQTTLLGEKFEKHSRSPEKVVGYKRIIQSTVSTISQNNIRESAFKEASSGSINEVGTSTNEIGSSINEVGSSGENIQTELGRNRGPKLNAVLRLGLMQPEAYKQNLSLINYKYPEIKRQGEDEVVQVVNTDFSPCLISDNLEQPMRISPVTQVCSETPDDLLEDDDEIKENTSFTEGGIKEKSAVFSKNVQRGEFSRSPSPLAHTSLAQSHQKGARKLESSEENTCSEDEELPSFQHLLFGKVTKTPQSTKHSTVVTDCLSKKTEENLVSFRTSVNDCNNEVILEKASQEHHFSEEAKYSGSLFSSQCSVLEDLTTNTNSQDPFLMLDPPSKQMKHQSENQEVVLSGNKLVSNDEERETGLEEDNHQEEQSVDSDLGEAASGYESETVLSEDCSGVSSQSDILTTQQRDTMQDNLIKLQQEMAQLEAVLEQHGSQSSDNSPSLVADSCAPEDLPDLEQNLSGEVLTSQKSNEYPVSLNPKKLSPDKFWVSPNRSISKNKELEIKRSSPTSKSQLVDNRWSAHSHTTNLQNRNCPSQEELIKIVDVEEQELKKSEPPDLMEQSYLPRQDLEGTPYLESGISLFSKDPDCDPPEDKAPEAIHVCNVPASTSALKLSQFQVGQSANSPAVAHTTRTAGYNAQEESVSREKPEFTSPTERIKQRISMVVSGLTPKELMLVHKFAKKHHIILSNLITEQTTHVVMKTGVTQSIKERKILDEHDFEVRGDVVNGRNHQGPKRARESQGRKIFRGLKICCYGPFTNMPTDQLEWMVQLCGASVVKKISSLTLDTGAQPIVVIQPDAWTEDNDFHAIEQMCKAPVVTREWVLDSVALYQCQELDTYLIPQISPSHC